The Streptomyces armeniacus genomic interval GCCAGACCCGAGAGAGGGGTGAGCCCTGATGGGCATCGTCATCCTGGTGATCATGGCGGTCGGCGTCGCCGCCATGCTCAGCCGCAAACTGCCCACCGCGTTCGCCCTGGTGCTGCTCGGGGTGGCCGTCGCGGTGGTCGCGGACGCGCCGTTGACCGGCAAGAACAGCCTCATGGACAGCGTCCTCCAGGAGGGCGCCGTGATGCTGGCGTCCACCATGGTCGCGATCCTGCTGGGTTCCTGGCTGGGCAAGCTGCTGGACGAGACGGGCATCGCGAGCACCCTGGTGCGGAAGATCGTGGAGTTCGGCGGTGACCGCCCCACGATCGTCGCGCTCGGCGTACTGGGCGTGTCGCTCCTCGTCGGCACGGTCACCGGCTCGGCACCGGCCGCCATGCTGGCCGGAATCATCGGCATCCCCGCGATGATCGCCGTGGGCATCCCCAAGATCACGGCAGCGGGCACGATCCTGATGGGCATCGCGGCGGGCATGCCGTTCGAGCTGCCGGTGTGGCAGTTCTTCTCCACCGCGCTGGACCTGCCGGTGCCGACGGTCCGGGGGTTCATGCTGAAGCTGTTCCCCTTCGCCCTCTTCTTCGCGGTGCTGTTCGTGCTCGTCGAGTCGCGCCGCAGGGGCGTCGAGCACACCTGGTCGCTCAGGTCGCCGGAGAAGCGGGCCAGCCGCTCGCGGCGGCTCGGCGACGCGCCCTGGTACGCGCTGCTCACGCCCGCCGTGCCGATGATCCTCGCGCTCGGCTTCGAGCTGGCGATCATCCCGTCCATGCTCGCCGGCGTGTTGTACGCGCTGTTCACCACGACACGCCCGCGCGAGATGAACGCCCGCCTGCTGCGTACGCTCTACGCCGCGTTCGACGTCGCCGCCGCCCCGATCGCCCTGTTCATCGCGATCGGCGTGCTGCTCACCGCCGTACAACTGCCAGGCGCCGTCGACGCGCTGGAGCCGCTGGTGGAGTCCGTCAGCCCGCAGAACCAGGTGCTGTTCGTGCTGCTGTTCACGGTGCTGGTGCCGCTCTGCCTGTACCGCGGCCCGCTCAACGTGTTCGGTCTCGGCGCCGGCATCGCCGGTGTCCTGATCGCCACCGGCATCTACCCCGCCATGGCCGTACTCGGCCTCACCACCTCGTACAACCAGGTGCTCGGCGTCGCCGACCCGACCAGCACGCAGACGGTGTGGAGCGCGCAGTACTCGGGCGTGTCGCCGCAGCAGGTGATGGTGCGGACGCTGCCGTACGTCTGGTGTGTCGCGCTCGGCGGACTGTGCGTCACCGCCGCGCTCTACCTCTGAGTCCCGCCCCCGGGCCTTCAATCCTCGTCCATTTTCAGTCAGTTCACGGTTCACGGTTCACAGTTCACGGTTCGCAGTCCGACCTTCCCGATTCACCGAACGGAGACCGCCATGCCAGAACCGCACCAGACGCCGACCGCATCCGGCCAGGACCCCCGGCACCACGCCCCGTTGCAGCGCCGCACCCTGCTGCGTGCCGCCGCTGCCGTACCCGCCGTGCTCGCCGCGGGCGGCGTCGTCGGCACCGCAGCGGCGCCCGCGCACGCGGCGCCCGGGGGCTTCCCCGACTACGCCTACCTGGACACGCTCCTCAGCCCCGGCGACCTGGACTACAACCCCACCGGCGAGATCATCTTCCCCTGCATACGCGGCGTGTACGACCGCCTCGACAACCCCCTCGGCCGCTACTACCTCTACTACGCCCCGCACGACGCGCCGGGCGGCATCTGCCTCGCCTACGGCGACTCGCTGGAGGGCCCGTTCACCGAGTACGAGGGCAACCCGCTGGTCAAGCGGGACTGGCAGCCGCACTACAGCGTCTCGCACGTCTCCTCTCCGCACGTGATGTGGCACGAGGGCGAGCGCGAGCTGTGGCTGTACTTCCACGGCGAGAACAACACG includes:
- a CDS encoding TRAP transporter large permease subunit — encoded protein: MGIVILVIMAVGVAAMLSRKLPTAFALVLLGVAVAVVADAPLTGKNSLMDSVLQEGAVMLASTMVAILLGSWLGKLLDETGIASTLVRKIVEFGGDRPTIVALGVLGVSLLVGTVTGSAPAAMLAGIIGIPAMIAVGIPKITAAGTILMGIAAGMPFELPVWQFFSTALDLPVPTVRGFMLKLFPFALFFAVLFVLVESRRRGVEHTWSLRSPEKRASRSRRLGDAPWYALLTPAVPMILALGFELAIIPSMLAGVLYALFTTTRPREMNARLLRTLYAAFDVAAAPIALFIAIGVLLTAVQLPGAVDALEPLVESVSPQNQVLFVLLFTVLVPLCLYRGPLNVFGLGAGIAGVLIATGIYPAMAVLGLTTSYNQVLGVADPTSTQTVWSAQYSGVSPQQVMVRTLPYVWCVALGGLCVTAALYL